A single genomic interval of Bacillus smithii harbors:
- a CDS encoding BrxA/BrxB family bacilliredoxin — protein MSMNFNIFMNDIVNQSRKEIVDAGYRELRTPEEVDEALQKKGTTLVMVNSVCGCAGGIARPAAAYAIHYDKRPDQLVTVFAGQDKEATAKARSYFTGYPPSSPSFALLKDGKLVAMVERHEIEGHEPLEVVQKLQAAFDQYCDEV, from the coding sequence ATGAGCATGAATTTTAACATTTTTATGAATGATATCGTGAATCAGTCTCGTAAAGAAATTGTCGACGCTGGTTATAGAGAACTTAGAACTCCGGAAGAAGTGGATGAAGCGTTGCAGAAAAAAGGCACGACTCTTGTGATGGTGAATTCGGTTTGCGGCTGTGCCGGAGGAATTGCACGTCCTGCTGCCGCTTATGCGATCCACTACGATAAACGTCCGGATCAGCTTGTTACAGTTTTTGCCGGACAGGATAAAGAAGCAACAGCGAAAGCTCGCAGTTATTTTACCGGCTATCCACCTTCTTCTCCATCTTTTGCACTTTTAAAAGATGGGAAACTGGTTGCCATGGTTGAACGACATGAGATTGAAGGACATGAGCCTTTGGAAGTCGTTCAAAAATTGCAAGCGGCTTTTGATCAATATTGCGACGAAGTGTAA
- the prli42 gene encoding stressosome-associated protein Prli42 gives MRNKKFQKVVVYIMLLAMIATTVLAGLTMFL, from the coding sequence ATGAGAAATAAGAAATTCCAAAAAGTCGTTGTCTATATCATGTTATTGGCAATGATTGCCACAACGGTCCTCGCCGGGCTTACAATGTTTTTGTAA
- a CDS encoding dihydrolipoamide acetyltransferase family protein encodes MAREKMTMPQLGESVTEGTISRWLVKPGDHVKKYDPIAEVLTDKVNAEVPSSFTGTVVELAADEGETLEVGKVICVIETEEEGSTQKETTEQEVPAAGMTMKQKAVVSEAKTRFSPAVLKLSQEYGIDLSKVQGTGKGGRITRKDVWKWIESHHHSKTSGEAPATVHSDAVEERPLNDPEKNDMKKHLHLSGAHGDLEIPVTGVRKAIAQHMVRSKQEIPHAWTMMEVDVTNLVQYRDSIKEEFKEREGFNLTYFAFFVKATAQALKEYPQMNSIWAGDKIIQKKDINISIAVATDDALYVPVIKHADEKTIKGIAREIHELAVKARNGSLKQEDVEGGTFTVNNTGSFGSVQSMGIINYPQAAILQVESIVKRLMVMDNGMIAVRDMVNLCLSIDHRILDGLIAGRFLQRVKQILENISKENTQIH; translated from the coding sequence ATGGCACGGGAAAAAATGACGATGCCGCAGCTAGGCGAAAGTGTGACGGAAGGAACCATTAGCCGGTGGCTAGTAAAACCGGGTGATCATGTCAAAAAATACGATCCGATTGCGGAAGTTTTAACCGATAAAGTAAACGCTGAAGTCCCTTCTTCTTTTACCGGCACAGTCGTTGAACTTGCTGCCGATGAAGGTGAAACGCTCGAAGTGGGGAAAGTGATCTGTGTCATTGAGACAGAAGAAGAAGGTTCGACACAGAAAGAAACAACAGAGCAAGAAGTGCCGGCAGCCGGAATGACAATGAAACAGAAGGCGGTGGTTTCGGAGGCAAAGACCCGTTTCTCTCCGGCTGTATTAAAGCTTTCACAAGAGTATGGGATTGATTTGTCAAAAGTTCAAGGCACCGGAAAAGGGGGGCGTATTACCAGAAAAGATGTATGGAAATGGATTGAATCACATCATCATTCGAAAACTTCTGGGGAAGCACCTGCAACTGTTCATTCGGATGCTGTGGAAGAACGACCATTGAATGATCCTGAAAAGAACGACATGAAAAAGCACTTGCATTTGTCCGGAGCTCACGGTGATTTGGAAATACCGGTGACAGGAGTACGCAAAGCCATTGCCCAACATATGGTTCGAAGCAAACAAGAAATCCCTCATGCTTGGACCATGATGGAAGTCGACGTTACCAATCTTGTTCAGTACCGCGATTCCATCAAAGAAGAATTTAAAGAGAGGGAAGGTTTTAATTTAACGTATTTTGCCTTTTTTGTAAAAGCAACAGCTCAAGCCTTGAAAGAATATCCGCAAATGAATTCGATATGGGCAGGGGATAAAATCATTCAGAAAAAAGATATTAACATTTCGATCGCTGTAGCGACGGATGATGCGCTGTATGTACCTGTCATAAAGCATGCAGATGAAAAAACGATCAAGGGCATCGCAAGGGAGATTCATGAATTGGCCGTGAAGGCCCGTAACGGCAGCTTAAAGCAAGAAGATGTGGAAGGGGGCACGTTTACCGTTAATAACACAGGTTCCTTTGGTTCCGTGCAATCCATGGGAATTATCAATTATCCGCAAGCCGCCATTTTGCAGGTGGAATCGATCGTCAAGAGACTCATGGTAATGGATAACGGAATGATTGCGGTTCGCGATATGGTCAATCTTTGCCTCTCTATCGATCATCGAATACTGGATGGGCTTATTGCCGGGCGTTTTTTGCAAAGGGTGAAACAAATTCTCGAAAATATTTCGAAAGAGAATACACAGATTCATTGA
- a CDS encoding DUF1002 domain-containing protein encodes MKKLFLLLAIFTLGFTMSVQADSITGETTVTLGADLTPQQKEQVLNEMGVSGDVNTITVTNAEEHKYLGNYIPNSQIGTKAISSSKITTKESGYGLKVQTNHITWVSKEMYMNALTTAGVKDADIYITAPFDVSGTAALTGIIKAYESTTGKQIPEAQKQVANQEMVTTAKLADDIGKNDATQLIEKIKEEIAKQHPQTKEDIQVIVNNVANELNISLTPDQKDQLVSLFDKMKNLNINWNAVNSQIEKAKEKWNEFKNSDEGKSFLQSIIDFLQSIVNSIASLFK; translated from the coding sequence ATGAAAAAATTATTTTTGTTGCTTGCCATCTTTACATTGGGTTTCACCATGTCTGTGCAGGCTGACAGCATTACGGGCGAAACAACCGTAACTCTCGGAGCGGATTTAACCCCTCAGCAAAAAGAACAAGTTTTAAATGAAATGGGCGTATCCGGTGATGTCAATACGATCACGGTTACGAACGCCGAAGAACATAAATATTTGGGGAACTATATTCCCAATTCGCAAATTGGCACGAAAGCCATTTCTTCCAGCAAAATTACCACTAAAGAAAGTGGATATGGCCTGAAAGTGCAAACCAATCATATTACGTGGGTATCGAAAGAAATGTATATGAACGCGTTGACAACGGCCGGTGTGAAAGATGCCGATATTTATATCACGGCACCTTTTGACGTATCCGGAACGGCTGCGCTTACCGGAATCATTAAAGCTTATGAATCCACAACAGGCAAACAAATTCCGGAAGCACAAAAGCAAGTGGCCAACCAAGAAATGGTGACAACCGCCAAACTAGCCGATGATATCGGGAAAAACGATGCCACACAATTAATCGAAAAAATCAAAGAAGAAATCGCTAAACAACATCCTCAAACAAAAGAAGATATTCAAGTGATCGTCAATAACGTTGCCAATGAATTAAATATTTCCTTGACACCGGATCAAAAGGATCAGCTTGTCTCTTTGTTTGACAAAATGAAAAACTTAAACATCAACTGGAATGCAGTCAATTCTCAAATTGAAAAAGCAAAAGAGAAATGGAATGAATTTAAAAATTCGGACGAAGGAAAAAGCTTCCTCCAATCGATCATCGACTTTTTGCAATCGATCGTTAACTCCATTGCAAGCCTTTTTAAATAA
- a CDS encoding acyl-CoA dehydrogenase family protein, whose product MNFEFSEEQQLLRKTVRQFVDKEIMPYIGEWDANHHFETNIIKKLAELGLMGVCIPEQYGGSGMDYNSLAIVCEELERGDTAFRTAVSVHTGLNSLTLLQWGNEYQKQTYLVPQAKGEKIGAFGLTEPGAGSDVAALGTTATRDGDDYILNGQKTWISLCDVADHFLVFAYTDKSKKHKGISAFIVERTMPGFSSKAIKGKLGIRAGNTGELFFDNVRVPKENLLGEEGEGFKIAMSALDNGRFTVAAGACGLIMACLEASVKYCHERRTFGKEIGRHQLVQQMIANMEAGLQISRLLVYRAGELKNKGRRNTRETSLAKWQACDFANKAADDAVQIHGAYGYSNEYPVERYLRNSKAPVIYEGTREIHTIMQAEYALGYRQDKPLHKMLPAWPFTEDSVSS is encoded by the coding sequence ATGAACTTTGAATTTTCGGAAGAGCAACAACTATTAAGAAAAACCGTGCGCCAGTTCGTGGATAAAGAGATCATGCCGTATATCGGCGAATGGGACGCAAACCATCATTTTGAAACAAACATCATTAAAAAATTGGCTGAACTCGGCTTGATGGGTGTCTGTATTCCCGAACAGTATGGTGGAAGCGGAATGGATTACAACTCGCTTGCGATTGTGTGCGAAGAACTAGAAAGAGGAGATACAGCATTTCGGACAGCCGTGTCGGTCCATACCGGACTGAATAGCCTGACTCTTCTTCAATGGGGCAACGAATATCAAAAACAAACTTATCTTGTTCCTCAAGCGAAAGGTGAAAAAATCGGCGCCTTTGGATTAACTGAGCCTGGAGCAGGATCTGATGTAGCCGCTTTAGGCACGACAGCGACTCGAGACGGCGACGACTATATTTTAAACGGACAAAAAACTTGGATTTCCTTGTGCGACGTGGCGGATCATTTTCTTGTATTCGCCTATACGGACAAAAGCAAAAAACATAAAGGGATTTCCGCCTTTATTGTTGAACGGACCATGCCCGGATTTTCTTCCAAAGCGATTAAAGGAAAATTGGGAATTCGAGCCGGAAATACGGGAGAACTGTTTTTTGACAACGTCCGGGTTCCAAAAGAAAACTTGCTTGGCGAAGAAGGTGAAGGATTTAAAATTGCTATGTCGGCTCTTGACAACGGTCGATTTACTGTCGCAGCCGGAGCCTGCGGCCTCATCATGGCCTGCCTGGAAGCAAGCGTCAAATATTGCCACGAACGCAGGACATTTGGAAAAGAAATCGGCCGCCATCAGCTCGTTCAACAAATGATCGCCAACATGGAAGCAGGACTGCAAATAAGTCGGCTTCTTGTCTATCGAGCCGGCGAATTGAAAAACAAAGGCCGACGCAATACACGCGAAACCTCCTTAGCCAAATGGCAAGCCTGTGATTTTGCCAACAAAGCGGCGGATGACGCGGTGCAAATTCATGGCGCATACGGATATTCCAATGAATATCCCGTGGAACGATATTTAAGAAATTCCAAAGCACCGGTTATTTACGAAGGAACGAGGGAGATTCATACGATCATGCAAGCAGAATACGCTCTCGGCTACCGACAGGATAAACCGCTCCATAAAATGCTCCCCGCATGGCCGTTCACAGAGGATTCCGTTTCAAGCTGA
- a CDS encoding aromatic acid exporter family protein, producing MFRIGYRTIKTAVGTTLAIMISQWLHLHNFVSAGIITILCIKNTKVKSFEAAWTRFFACVLAMIFSACFFEGIAFHPVVIGLMLLFFIPTTVKLKVTEGIVTSSVIILHIYSAGHVTLSLLLNELCLIVVGIGIALLMNLYMPSADETLYRYQEEIEKNFRRIFEEVISYLRSHKNDWDGKEITETARLLKEAKSLALKDAENHPTREENLFYHYFVIREKQFEILERLLPILTFVSYQTKQSHMVADFLEELKDNIHPGNTAHFYLKKLYDMKVEFERMELPKTREEFETRAALFQFVREMEQYLIIKSSFKGLKRKANKNSQKSATYS from the coding sequence ATGTTTCGAATCGGTTATCGAACGATCAAAACAGCGGTAGGTACAACATTGGCGATCATGATTTCGCAATGGCTTCACTTGCATAATTTTGTCTCTGCCGGGATCATTACAATATTATGTATCAAAAATACGAAAGTGAAATCATTTGAGGCAGCATGGACGCGTTTTTTCGCTTGTGTGCTGGCGATGATTTTTTCTGCTTGTTTCTTTGAAGGAATTGCTTTTCATCCAGTTGTGATTGGTCTCATGCTATTGTTTTTTATTCCAACAACCGTAAAGCTAAAAGTAACAGAAGGCATTGTTACAAGCAGTGTCATTATTCTTCATATTTATTCAGCCGGTCATGTCACCCTTTCTTTGTTGTTGAATGAGCTGTGCCTCATTGTTGTCGGCATCGGCATTGCTTTATTGATGAACCTTTATATGCCCAGTGCAGATGAAACGTTGTATCGCTACCAGGAAGAAATTGAAAAGAACTTCCGGAGGATTTTTGAGGAAGTGATTTCGTATTTACGCAGTCATAAAAATGATTGGGATGGAAAAGAAATAACGGAAACGGCGCGTCTGTTGAAAGAAGCAAAATCACTCGCTTTAAAAGATGCAGAAAATCATCCAACAAGAGAAGAAAACTTATTTTATCACTATTTTGTCATTCGTGAAAAACAATTTGAAATACTCGAACGATTGTTGCCGATTTTAACGTTTGTCTCCTACCAAACAAAACAATCCCACATGGTTGCCGATTTTTTGGAAGAGTTAAAAGACAATATTCATCCTGGAAATACAGCTCATTTTTATTTGAAAAAACTATACGATATGAAGGTGGAATTTGAAAGAATGGAGTTGCCTAAAACAAGGGAGGAATTTGAAACAAGAGCGGCTCTTTTTCAATTTGTCCGAGAAATGGAACAATACTTGATCATCAAAAGTTCGTTTAAGGGTTTAAAACGAAAGGCGAATAAAAACAGCCAAAAATCCGCAACATACTCTTAA
- a CDS encoding tripeptidase T, whose translation MVNKERLVNEFLELVQIDSETKNESEISKVLKQKFTELGLDVYEDNAKEKTGHGAGNLICTLPGNKEGVDPIYFTSHMDTVVPGKGVKPSIKDGYVVTDGTTILGADDKAGLAAMFEAIRMIKEQNISHGTIQFIITVGEESGLVGAKELDPSLIKAKYGYALDSDGKVGNIVVAAPTQAKIKAVILGKTAHAGVAPEKGVSAITIASKAIARMPLGRIDEETTANIGRFEGGQATNIVCDRVDILAEARSLVPEKMEQQVAKMKEAFESAAQEMGGRAEIDVQVMYPGFKFGEGDKVVEIAKKAAAKVGRPSELLQSGGGSDANVIAGLGIPTVNLAVGYEEIHTVNEKMPIEELVKLAEMTVAIVEEVANPS comes from the coding sequence ATGGTGAATAAAGAAAGATTAGTCAATGAATTTTTGGAACTTGTACAAATTGACTCGGAAACCAAAAACGAAAGCGAGATTTCTAAAGTTTTAAAACAAAAATTTACAGAATTAGGCTTGGATGTCTATGAAGATAATGCGAAAGAAAAAACAGGGCATGGCGCCGGAAACTTGATTTGTACTTTACCGGGAAATAAAGAAGGCGTGGATCCTATTTATTTTACTTCACATATGGATACCGTCGTTCCCGGAAAAGGGGTGAAACCGTCCATTAAAGACGGTTACGTCGTCACGGACGGAACGACGATTTTAGGTGCTGATGATAAAGCCGGATTGGCGGCCATGTTTGAAGCAATCAGAATGATCAAAGAACAGAACATTTCTCATGGGACGATTCAATTTATCATAACGGTGGGGGAAGAATCCGGCTTAGTGGGAGCCAAAGAGCTTGATCCATCGCTTATTAAAGCGAAATATGGGTATGCTCTCGACAGCGATGGGAAAGTGGGAAATATTGTCGTGGCAGCTCCAACACAAGCAAAAATCAAAGCGGTGATTCTTGGAAAAACGGCTCATGCAGGTGTGGCTCCTGAGAAAGGGGTTTCCGCCATCACGATCGCCTCAAAAGCTATTGCAAGAATGCCGTTAGGACGAATCGACGAAGAAACCACTGCCAATATCGGCCGATTTGAAGGTGGGCAAGCAACGAATATCGTATGTGACCGTGTCGATATTTTGGCGGAAGCAAGATCGTTAGTTCCTGAAAAAATGGAACAACAAGTAGCCAAAATGAAAGAAGCTTTTGAAAGTGCCGCCCAAGAAATGGGAGGACGGGCAGAAATTGATGTGCAGGTTATGTACCCTGGTTTTAAATTTGGCGAAGGAGATAAAGTGGTGGAAATTGCGAAAAAAGCAGCGGCGAAAGTGGGCCGACCTTCTGAATTGCTGCAAAGCGGCGGCGGAAGCGACGCGAACGTGATTGCCGGATTAGGGATTCCTACTGTCAATTTAGCTGTAGGATATGAGGAGATTCATACAGTGAATGAGAAAATGCCTATTGAAGAACTAGTGAAATTGGCAGAAATGACAGTGGCTATTGTGGAAGAAGTAGCAAATCCATCGTAA
- a CDS encoding L,D-transpeptidase, protein MKKLWLILFIFAFLFPNSTFAQGSPLIVINKKTNELAFYNHGKLQMREKVATGKTNELTPEGLFTVTVKAKNPFYRKKNIPGGHPNNPLGTRWIGFNAKNTGGRIYGVHGTNNPSSIGHYISNGCIRMNNQAIERLYENVPIGTKIKVVTSTQSLDQIARQYGAIH, encoded by the coding sequence TTGAAAAAACTTTGGTTAATTCTATTCATATTCGCTTTTTTGTTTCCGAATTCGACCTTTGCACAAGGCTCTCCTCTTATTGTCATCAATAAAAAAACAAATGAATTAGCCTTTTATAACCATGGCAAGTTGCAAATGAGGGAAAAAGTGGCCACTGGAAAAACGAATGAACTGACACCGGAAGGGCTGTTCACTGTAACGGTCAAAGCGAAAAATCCTTTCTATCGGAAGAAAAATATTCCCGGCGGGCATCCAAATAACCCGCTTGGAACGAGGTGGATCGGATTTAATGCCAAAAATACCGGCGGTCGAATCTATGGTGTCCACGGAACTAATAATCCATCTTCCATCGGGCACTATATTTCCAACGGCTGCATTCGTATGAACAATCAGGCGATTGAAAGATTGTATGAAAATGTTCCCATTGGAACGAAAATCAAGGTGGTCACATCCACACAATCGTTAGACCAGATAGCCAGGCAGTACGGTGCCATTCATTAG
- a CDS encoding thiamine pyrophosphate-dependent dehydrogenase E1 component subunit alpha yields MVQNRHKELGLSDDRVLEMYKTMLMARKIDERMWLLNRSGKIPFVVSCQGHEAAQVGAAFALDAKKDYVLPYYRGVGIVLSFGMTAKDLMLSGFAKAEDPNSGGRQMPGHFSQKKLHIVTGSSPVTTQVPHAVGIALAGKMEKKDLVALATFGEGSSNQGDFHEAANFAGVHKLPVIFMCENNQYAISVPLEKQLACERVSDRAVGYGMPGYTVNGMDPLEVYKVVKEAADRARKGEGPTLIEALTYRLTPHSSDDDDRSYRSPDEVAEAKTKDPIIVFGAYLKEAGVMDDQLEKEIHNEVMEIVNEATEYAEQAPYALPEDALKYVYKESL; encoded by the coding sequence ATGGTTCAAAACCGACATAAGGAATTGGGCCTCAGCGACGATAGAGTTTTAGAGATGTATAAAACGATGCTTATGGCTCGTAAGATAGATGAACGTATGTGGCTTCTGAATCGTTCAGGAAAGATTCCGTTTGTCGTTTCTTGCCAAGGACATGAAGCAGCCCAAGTGGGAGCAGCCTTTGCGCTTGATGCAAAAAAAGATTATGTACTCCCTTATTACAGAGGTGTAGGGATTGTACTGTCCTTTGGAATGACGGCGAAAGATTTAATGCTTTCGGGTTTTGCGAAAGCGGAAGATCCAAATTCAGGGGGCCGACAAATGCCGGGGCATTTCAGCCAAAAGAAGCTGCACATTGTCACCGGATCCTCTCCAGTCACCACGCAAGTGCCTCATGCAGTCGGCATTGCACTGGCGGGAAAAATGGAGAAAAAAGATTTAGTAGCGTTAGCAACGTTCGGAGAAGGTTCATCCAATCAAGGTGACTTTCATGAAGCGGCTAATTTTGCGGGCGTTCATAAGCTTCCAGTTATTTTTATGTGCGAAAATAATCAATATGCGATTTCTGTTCCGCTAGAAAAACAGCTTGCCTGCGAAAGAGTGTCCGATCGCGCCGTCGGTTATGGAATGCCGGGCTATACGGTGAACGGCATGGATCCGCTCGAAGTTTACAAGGTGGTAAAAGAAGCTGCGGACCGTGCCCGCAAAGGAGAAGGTCCGACCTTAATTGAAGCATTGACCTATCGGTTGACGCCGCATTCTTCAGATGACGATGACCGCAGCTATCGTTCCCCGGATGAGGTGGCGGAAGCGAAAACAAAAGATCCGATTATCGTTTTTGGCGCTTATTTAAAAGAAGCAGGTGTCATGGATGACCAGCTTGAAAAGGAAATCCATAACGAAGTAATGGAGATCGTGAATGAAGCAACGGAGTATGCGGAGCAAGCACCATATGCTTTGCCGGAAGACGCACTGAAATATGTCTATAAGGAATCATTGTAA
- a CDS encoding alpha-ketoacid dehydrogenase subunit beta has translation MPVISYIEAVTMAIREEMERDPRVFVLGEDVGKKGGVFKATQGLFEQFGGERVIDTPLAESAIAGVGIGAALYGMRPIAEMQFADFILPAVNQIISEAAKIRYRSNNDWNCPLVIRAPYGGGVHGALYHSQSMEAVFANQPGLKIVMPSTPYDVKGLLKAAVRDDDPVLFFEHKRAYRLIKGEVPEEDYVLPIGKADVKREGDDVTVITYGLCVHFALQAAERLAKDGIETYILDLRTVYPLDKEAIIEAAKKTGKVLLVTEDTKEGSIMSEVSAIIAEHCLFDLDAPIKRLAGPDIPAMPYAPTMEKFFMVTPEKVENAIRDLAEF, from the coding sequence ATGCCTGTCATTTCCTATATTGAGGCTGTGACCATGGCGATACGCGAGGAGATGGAACGAGATCCTCGTGTATTCGTGCTTGGAGAAGATGTCGGCAAAAAGGGCGGAGTATTCAAAGCGACCCAAGGATTATTTGAACAATTTGGGGGAGAACGAGTAATCGATACCCCGTTGGCTGAATCGGCGATAGCCGGTGTAGGAATTGGAGCGGCCCTTTATGGGATGCGGCCCATTGCCGAAATGCAATTTGCTGATTTTATTTTGCCCGCTGTCAACCAAATTATTTCGGAAGCGGCTAAGATTCGCTATCGCTCGAACAATGATTGGAATTGTCCGCTTGTGATAAGAGCTCCATACGGTGGAGGAGTTCATGGCGCTCTTTACCATTCTCAATCGATGGAAGCCGTTTTTGCCAACCAGCCGGGTTTAAAAATTGTGATGCCTTCCACTCCTTATGATGTGAAAGGTCTGTTGAAAGCGGCTGTTCGCGACGATGATCCCGTTTTATTTTTTGAACATAAGCGGGCCTATCGGCTGATCAAAGGAGAAGTGCCTGAAGAGGATTATGTGCTTCCAATCGGAAAAGCGGATGTAAAACGAGAAGGAGATGATGTGACCGTTATAACGTACGGTTTATGTGTTCATTTCGCTCTTCAAGCCGCAGAAAGACTCGCGAAGGATGGAATCGAAACGTATATATTGGATTTACGAACTGTTTATCCTCTTGATAAAGAAGCGATTATAGAAGCAGCCAAAAAAACAGGAAAAGTGCTGCTTGTTACAGAAGATACGAAAGAAGGAAGCATCATGAGTGAAGTATCGGCCATCATCGCAGAGCATTGTTTATTTGATCTTGACGCTCCTATTAAGCGGCTCGCAGGACCTGATATTCCGGCAATGCCTTATGCCCCTACCATGGAAAAATTCTTTATGGTAACTCCTGAAAAAGTGGAAAACGCCATAAGAGATTTAGCTGAGTTTTAA
- a CDS encoding chemotaxis protein CheW, whose translation MEETKMVVFQSGKEEYAVPIQYVVSIEKLDHINPIPHLPAYLRGIVKNRGELIPVIDFEQVLYSQFIENLSESRLIVLQVESFFFGILVKEAKEIIDIPIELQKQIGLMAYEGTRYFSAVANMEKRLVTIIDPKILVESLEGIQDIQEYMKTMQNA comes from the coding sequence ATGGAAGAAACAAAAATGGTTGTTTTTCAATCAGGCAAGGAAGAATATGCCGTTCCGATTCAATATGTCGTTTCGATTGAAAAATTGGATCATATCAATCCCATTCCTCATTTGCCTGCTTATTTAAGGGGAATTGTCAAAAATCGTGGTGAATTGATTCCGGTCATTGATTTTGAGCAAGTTCTATATTCTCAATTTATCGAAAATTTGTCTGAAAGCCGTCTGATTGTTCTTCAAGTAGAATCATTCTTTTTCGGAATATTAGTAAAAGAGGCGAAAGAAATCATTGACATTCCGATTGAACTCCAAAAACAGATCGGCCTAATGGCTTACGAGGGAACCCGTTATTTTTCAGCAGTGGCAAACATGGAGAAACGCTTAGTGACCATCATTGATCCTAAAATTCTGGTGGAATCGCTAGAAGGCATTCAAGACATACAAGAATATATGAAAACGATGCAAAATGCCTGA
- a CDS encoding CaiB/BaiF CoA transferase family protein, whose amino-acid sequence MVGALDGVKVLDLTRVLAGPLCTMILGDLGAEVIKVEAPGGSDETRKWGPPFQNGVSAYYLCANRNKKSLTVNLKDPRGKKIIYQLVEKSDVVIHNFKTGTMDRLGLGYEELSRCNPKLIYCSITGFGETGPYKNLPGYDFIIQGMSGLMSITGDEHTPPFKTGVAITDILTGLYACIGIQAALLEKDRSGRGQKIDLSLYDCAVSSLVNVASNYLMTKKVPPKMGNRHPNIVPYQTFRTADGEMVIAVGNDRQFQDLCSVLEMRELPSDPRFSTNPERVKHRTELIPILEKRFQMKSTAYWMEACQQKKIPCGPIQKLDEMVCDPQLTAREMFLSMKHPTAGTIQVVGSPLKLSKTPVKQNQYPPLPGEHNELILSHLGYSDAEIEDLKTNQII is encoded by the coding sequence ATGGTTGGCGCGTTAGACGGTGTAAAAGTTCTCGACTTGACAAGAGTGCTTGCGGGACCATTATGTACGATGATTTTAGGCGATTTAGGCGCGGAAGTGATTAAAGTAGAAGCCCCCGGCGGAAGCGATGAAACAAGAAAATGGGGGCCTCCGTTTCAAAACGGTGTAAGCGCATACTATTTATGCGCCAATCGAAATAAAAAAAGCCTAACTGTCAATTTAAAAGATCCAAGAGGAAAAAAGATCATTTATCAACTAGTGGAAAAAAGCGATGTTGTCATTCATAACTTTAAAACAGGCACAATGGACCGGCTCGGTTTGGGATATGAGGAGTTGTCCCGATGCAATCCGAAACTTATCTACTGCTCCATTACCGGATTTGGCGAGACAGGTCCTTATAAAAATCTGCCAGGATATGATTTTATCATTCAAGGAATGAGTGGGCTTATGTCAATTACCGGTGACGAACATACGCCTCCCTTCAAAACCGGAGTAGCCATTACGGATATTTTAACCGGGCTCTACGCCTGCATTGGCATTCAAGCAGCATTGTTAGAAAAGGACCGTTCAGGAAGGGGGCAAAAGATCGATCTCTCTTTATATGACTGCGCTGTCAGCTCACTAGTCAACGTTGCCAGCAATTATCTCATGACTAAAAAGGTGCCGCCCAAAATGGGAAACCGCCATCCTAATATCGTACCTTATCAAACATTTCGCACAGCCGATGGAGAAATGGTCATTGCGGTAGGGAACGATCGGCAGTTTCAAGATTTATGCAGCGTGTTGGAAATGCGGGAACTTCCCAGCGATCCGCGTTTTTCCACCAACCCGGAGCGGGTGAAGCACCGGACAGAGCTTATCCCAATTTTAGAGAAACGGTTTCAAATGAAATCAACCGCCTACTGGATGGAAGCTTGTCAACAGAAAAAAATACCGTGCGGACCTATTCAAAAATTGGATGAAATGGTTTGTGACCCTCAGCTGACAGCACGGGAAATGTTTCTTTCCATGAAACATCCAACAGCAGGGACTATTCAAGTCGTTGGCAGTCCTTTAAAACTTTCGAAAACACCCGTAAAACAAAATCAATATCCTCCTTTGCCCGGGGAACACAACGAACTCATTTTGAGCCATTTAGGCTATTCTGATGCAGAGATTGAAGATTTGAAAACGAATCAAATTATTTAA